The following are encoded together in the Pempheris klunzingeri isolate RE-2024b chromosome 24, fPemKlu1.hap1, whole genome shotgun sequence genome:
- the LOC139223810 gene encoding LOW QUALITY PROTEIN: T-cell surface antigen CD2-like (The sequence of the model RefSeq protein was modified relative to this genomic sequence to represent the inferred CDS: deleted 2 bases in 2 codons) — translation MKADRASWITSFRNHNRHTHRDKRGDLTVTGNRLDNGKRLFFFSAEYRRTTMKMAAGSISLLLLCCSALVSTDSQAGCDYYGATGSNITILLHHQLVNSDMLRWMHNDGLILSRRTGNFIVGSQDDIYVNGSLKLTNLNQAKAGKYIAEVYDQRGQRIKINSLKAAQLCILDRVPKPTVTTRCSVDTVTFICNVAKETKDLSFKWLQDNKTRNENSPSLKQKARDVVKDSFACIVSNKVSSETSGSVQQPCVKPKTFPKELFGINIWILVGSGGGIVLLLIIIVIVCCIRAKRRKHMQLKEEGELRLAWANPDQQHQHQHQHQHQHQPQHQPQHNQPPSQHQHQHQHQHQHRHHRHHQQQPAGHTGPRQHRSKQHRDQQCPRGPDTHPLPSPRRPAQGPRPADEEQPPPLPQPRKKAPKTPRE, via the exons ATGAAAGCAGATAGGGCCTCTTGGATCACTTCCTTCAGAAaccat aacagacacacacacagagacaaaagaggTGATCTAACTGTGACAGGAAATAGACTTGATAATGGAAAGCGGCTGTTCTTCTTTTCAGCTGAATAT AGGAGGACGACGATGAAGATGGCTGCTggctccatctctctgctcctgctctgctgctctgctctcgtCTCCACAG ATTCTCAGGCTGGTTGTGACTACTATGGAGCAACAGGCAGCAACATTACTATACTTCTGCACCACCAACTGGTCAACTCAGACATGTTGAGATGGATGCACAACGATGGATTGATCTTGTCTCGAAGGACAGGCAATTTTATTGTAGGGAGTCAGGATGACATTTATGTAAATGGATCCCTGAAGCTGACAAATCTGAACCAAGCCAAAGCAGGGAAATACATCGCAGAGGTTTACGATCAACGTGGACAAAGAATAAAGATTAATAGTTTGAAGGCTGCACAATTATGTATATTGG ACCGTGTCCCGAAGCCTACAGTGACTACTAGATGTTCTGTAGATACTGTCACATTTATTTGCAATGTTGCTAAG GAGACCAAGGATCTCAGCTTTAAATGGCTTCAGGATAACAAGACGAGAAATGAAAACTCTCCATCTCTGAAGCAAAAAGCCAGAGACGTGGTAAAAGACTCTTTCGCGTGCATAGTTTCCAACAAAGTTAGCTCTGAGACCAGTGGTTCTGTTCAACAACCCTGCGTTAAGCCCA AGACGTTCCCTAAAGAACTGTTTGGAATTAATATCTGGATCCTCGTGGGCAGTGGAGGAG GTATTGTTCTACTGCTGATTATCATCGTCATTGTGTGCTGCATCCGGGCCAAACGGAGAAAACACATGCAACTGAAAG aggagggggagctTCGTTTGGCATGGGCCAATCCTGAccaacaacatcaacatcaacatcaacatcaacatcaacatcaacctCAACATCAACCTCAACATAATCAGCCTCCCagtcagcatcagcatcagcatcagcatcagcatcagcatcgtCATCATCggcatcaccagcagcagccggCTGGCCACACTGGTCCTCGCCAACACCGCTCCAAGCAGCACCGTGACCAGCAGTGTCCCAGAGGCCCCGACACTCACCCGCTGCCCAGCCCCAGACGACCTGCACAG GGCCCCAGACCAGCTGACGAagagcagcctcctcctcttcctcagcccAGGAAGAAAGCTCCCAAAACGCCGCGAGAGTAA